GCGCGGCCGGATCGAAGCGCTGCGGGGCGAAGCGCGCCACGAACGCATCGAGCGTCGCCTTGCGCACCGGCTCGGAACCGGAGAACGCGAGCCGCCAGCTCGACAGGTCGAGCGCGGCGCACGCCTCGTCGCCGATGCGCTCGGCGCAGAGCCGGTAGGCGAAATCGGGGCCGCCGGAAATCGTGCCGCGGTGGCGCGCGATCGCCTCGAGCCAGCGCACCGGCCGCTCGAGGAAGAACTGCGGCGACATCAGCACCAGCGCGATCCCGCTGAACACCGGCTGCGAGAGCGTGCCGATCAGGCCCATGTCGTGATAGAGCGGCAGCCAGCTGACGAACACGTCGTCGGCCGTCACGCCGAGCCCCTCGCGGATCGCGATCTCGTTGGCCCACAGGCTGCCGTGCGTGACCATCACGCCCTTGGGCGTCGAGGTCGAGCCCGAGGTGTACTGCAGGAACGCGATGTCGGCGGGCGCGGCCGCATAGGGGACGAATGCGCGCGCCTCGACGCCGGCATGATCGAGCCCGTCCATCTCGATGCAGGCCGCGCCCGGCGCGATCCGTTCGAACGCCTCGCCGAGCTTGGCGGCCAGCGCGCGCGTGGTCACCACCACCGCGGCGTCGGCATCGGCCGCGATCGCGGCGAGCCGCGCGAGGTGCTGGCCGCGCAGCGATTCGGGCGGATAGACCGGCACCGCGATCGCGCCCGCGTAGAGGCAGCCGAAAAACGCCGCGACATAGTCGATGCCGCTGTCCATCGCGAGCAGCACGCGCGCCGCCTGGCCGCCGGCGCCGCGCTCGCGCAGCCGCGCGGCCAGCGCGATCGCGCGGCGTTCGAGCGCCGCATAGTCGTAGCGGGTATCGCCGTGCGCATCCACGGTCACCAGCGCGGTATCGGTGCCGCGCCGCTCGGCCAGCGAGCGCAAGCGCTCGATCATGTTGTCTGCCATTTCGTCCCTCGTCCTGCCTCTCGCCCTGCTTCTTTACCGCGCCGCGTCAGGCGCGGCGATCCGGGCCCGACGCGCGCCCGGCCCTCGTCATTCCTCGCCGAACTCGTGGCGCTCGCGCGCCTGCGGTCCGTGGCGATGGTCCTGGCCGCGCCAGGCCGGCGCCGCGCCGTATGGGTCCTGCTGCGCCACGATGCGGTGCTGCTGCCAGTGCCGCGCGCCGGCCTGGTCGGCCGCGGCGGGCCGTGCCCGCACCACGCCCGGGTGCGGGGGCGCGAAGTCGGCGGCGATCACCACCTCCGCGGCGCCGGCCTGGCCGAACGCGGCGCGGGCCGCCTCCACGTTCTGCCTCTGGCGCTTGAGGAACGGGCAGCGGTCGTCGGCCGGCTGGTTCGCGTCGTCGAGGAAATACTGCTTCCATTCGAGGTTGCCCGGATCGCCGTAGAAGCCCAGGTCCGGGTGGGCCGCCACCTCGTCCCAGGTTTCCAGGCGCTTGCGCACCTGGTTGCGCGCCTCGCGGCCGATCACCTTGTTGGTGATGGTGTCGACGAACACGCTGCGCGGCTGGAACAGCAGCACCATGCCCGGCCCGAGGTTGCGGCTGTGGCGCGCGCGGAACGACGGGCAGGCGCAGACCACGAAGGTCTCCACGCCCGCGAACGAGAACTCCCAGTCGCCGTCGGACGGATCGGGCTGCGCGTCGGCCTGCGGATCGGGATCGACGTCGTGCAGGTATTGCAGGATCTGCCAGAAGTGCTGCTGATAGGCCTCGTGCGAGAGCGGCTCCGGGTCCGGCTCGAAGAACACCGCGATGTTGTTCTTGCGGTACTCGGGCCGCAGCGCCAGTTCCGCGAAGGTCTGCATGGTGGCGGGCAGCTGCGAGATGTCCTTGCCGTTCACGTAGGCGTAGAACATCTCGCCGCGCTTCTCGGCCATGGTGCCGAAGAAGCACGGATAGTCGGGATGCATCACCTGCTTGCGCAGCGTCTGGTACGACGCGTCGAGCCAGGCCGGCGGGTTGGCGGCGGCGCCGAGCGCGCGTCCGGCGATGATGCGGCTCTTCCAGTCGCCCGGATCGAAGCCTTCGCCGCCGGGTGTCGCCATGTCGGATTGCGGCATCACGTTGACCTTGTCCTCGGTTGATCGCATTTCATATCCTCGTTCGTCGCCTGCGCGGGCGAGCGTGCCGGGCCGCGCGGAATGCACGGCCCACCATTCAAAGCGGATGCTTGCCGGAGGCGGCTCAGGCGGGCGCGTTCGAGCCGGCCTCGAGTTCGGCGACGAGCGCCTTGAC
The window above is part of the Burkholderia glumae LMG 2196 = ATCC 33617 genome. Proteins encoded here:
- a CDS encoding YqcI/YcgG family protein — translated: MRSTEDKVNVMPQSDMATPGGEGFDPGDWKSRIIAGRALGAAANPPAWLDASYQTLRKQVMHPDYPCFFGTMAEKRGEMFYAYVNGKDISQLPATMQTFAELALRPEYRKNNIAVFFEPDPEPLSHEAYQQHFWQILQYLHDVDPDPQADAQPDPSDGDWEFSFAGVETFVVCACPSFRARHSRNLGPGMVLLFQPRSVFVDTITNKVIGREARNQVRKRLETWDEVAAHPDLGFYGDPGNLEWKQYFLDDANQPADDRCPFLKRQRQNVEAARAAFGQAGAAEVVIAADFAPPHPGVVRARPAAADQAGARHWQQHRIVAQQDPYGAAPAWRGQDHRHGPQARERHEFGEE